From Pandoraea norimbergensis, the proteins below share one genomic window:
- a CDS encoding RidA family protein, which yields MTHTRIRKFNTRETYPEQKLDNDLCQAVIAGNTIYLRGQIGQDLDTRESVGIGDVTAQTEKAMANVAMLLEECGSKLEDICKVTVYIIDPRYREAVYLVMGRWLKGVFPVSTGIVVQALARPEWLVEIDVTAVKPGA from the coding sequence ATGACGCACACCCGAATCCGCAAATTCAACACCCGCGAAACGTATCCGGAGCAGAAGCTCGACAACGATCTCTGTCAGGCGGTAATCGCGGGAAACACTATCTATCTGCGCGGCCAGATCGGTCAGGATCTGGACACACGCGAGTCCGTCGGCATCGGCGACGTGACGGCGCAGACCGAGAAGGCGATGGCCAACGTGGCAATGCTGCTCGAAGAGTGCGGCAGCAAGCTGGAGGACATTTGCAAAGTCACCGTCTACATCATCGACCCGCGTTATCGCGAGGCCGTTTATTTGGTGATGGGCCGGTGGCTCAAAGGCGTATTCCCCGTGTCGACCGGCATCGTGGTGCAGGCGCTGGCGCGCCCGGAGTGGCTGGTCGAGATCGATGTGACGGCGGTGAAGCCGGGCGCGTAG
- a CDS encoding LysR family transcriptional regulator: MELRHFRYFVTLAQTLHFGRAAQALDIAAPTLTVQIQDIERDLGVQLFVRSRRDVRLTPAGEMFLQEARQVLAQAERAVLAGQRAGRGETGRVEIGYAGSAVFSGVLQSQLATFRQAWPGVIVMAREVPQGELPMMLVENRIDIALLRMPMNLHTRHRAHVLFRDSFCVALPAGHALAAPAGAVDADALENERFIVPEQPLGTYEVARRGGFTPVGMTTPGSLVAVLSQVALGEGVAIVPDVLVGATAIPGVVFKPLAGPPIHSEISAVFRSFEPSLAVSRLIAQITQTPAITSYALFDRAE, translated from the coding sequence GTGGAACTTCGGCACTTTCGCTACTTCGTGACGCTTGCCCAGACACTGCACTTCGGCCGCGCGGCGCAGGCGCTGGACATTGCCGCGCCCACGCTGACCGTGCAGATTCAAGACATCGAGCGTGATCTTGGCGTGCAGCTATTCGTGCGCAGCCGGCGCGACGTGCGGCTGACGCCCGCCGGTGAGATGTTCTTGCAGGAAGCGCGTCAGGTACTCGCGCAAGCCGAGCGGGCCGTGCTCGCAGGGCAGCGGGCGGGCCGTGGCGAGACCGGGCGGGTGGAGATCGGCTATGCCGGATCGGCGGTCTTCTCCGGCGTGTTGCAGTCGCAACTCGCGACGTTCCGGCAGGCGTGGCCGGGCGTGATCGTCATGGCGCGCGAAGTCCCTCAGGGCGAACTGCCGATGATGCTTGTCGAAAACCGTATCGACATCGCATTGCTGCGCATGCCGATGAATCTGCATACCCGCCACCGGGCGCACGTGCTGTTTCGCGACAGCTTCTGCGTGGCGCTGCCCGCCGGTCATGCGCTGGCTGCACCGGCCGGTGCCGTCGATGCCGATGCGTTGGAGAACGAGCGCTTCATCGTGCCCGAGCAACCGCTGGGCACCTACGAGGTGGCGCGTCGTGGTGGCTTTACGCCCGTCGGCATGACGACCCCCGGCTCGCTGGTCGCGGTGCTCTCGCAAGTGGCGCTGGGTGAGGGGGTGGCGATCGTGCCGGACGTGCTGGTCGGCGCGACGGCGATTCCGGGTGTTGTCTTCAAGCCGTTGGCCGGACCGCCGATTCACTCTGAAATTTCTGCCGTTTTCCGCAGCTTCGAGCCGTCGCTGGCGGTGTCGCGCCTGATTGCACAAATCACCCAGACGCCGGCGATTACGTCGTACGCGCTGTTCGATCGGGCAGAGTGA
- a CDS encoding CitMHS family transporter — translation MLPLLGLATIVVLLGAILSKRMSPLVALIIVPIAASLIGGFGFQTSKFVIDGLKSLAPVVGMFVFAILYFGTITDAGTLDPIIDRILRAVGTRPSRIVVGTTLLALLIHLDGSGAVCFLVTIPAMLPLYDRLGMDRRVLAAAVSMAAGINFLPWTGPMIRASASLHLPVSSLFNPLIPVQAVGLVFVFGMAYWLGRREEKRLGLTGGGASVPVPKRELTPEEQALRRPKNFWFNIVLTLIVLGTMVVMGEKIPPAIMFMVGLCIALMVNYPNVDMQRKRIDAHARAALMMAGVLLAAGVFTGVMQGSGMLKAMAQAAVGFVPPEMAGHIPVALGLMSMPLSMLFDPDSFYFGVLPVIAEVAGQLGVPAVHVGQAALLGQMTTGFPVSPLTPATFLVVGLCGIDLADHQKFTFPLLFGASIVMTIAAVVLGVFPI, via the coding sequence ATGCTGCCATTACTGGGGCTGGCGACCATCGTCGTGCTGCTCGGCGCGATTCTCTCGAAGCGGATGTCGCCGCTCGTAGCGCTCATCATCGTGCCGATCGCCGCGTCGCTCATCGGCGGATTCGGCTTTCAGACCAGCAAGTTCGTGATCGACGGGCTCAAGAGCCTGGCACCGGTCGTGGGCATGTTCGTCTTCGCTATTCTTTATTTCGGCACGATCACCGACGCGGGCACGCTCGACCCGATCATCGACCGCATTCTGCGCGCCGTGGGCACACGCCCCAGCCGCATCGTCGTGGGTACGACGTTGCTGGCGCTGCTGATTCACCTCGACGGTTCGGGTGCGGTCTGCTTCCTCGTCACCATCCCCGCGATGCTGCCGCTCTACGATCGCCTCGGCATGGACCGGCGCGTGCTGGCCGCCGCCGTATCGATGGCCGCGGGCATCAACTTCCTGCCGTGGACCGGGCCGATGATTCGCGCGTCGGCATCGCTGCATCTGCCCGTGTCGAGTCTGTTCAATCCGTTGATTCCCGTGCAGGCGGTGGGACTCGTGTTCGTGTTTGGCATGGCGTACTGGCTGGGCCGCCGCGAGGAGAAGCGTCTGGGTCTGACCGGCGGAGGTGCTTCGGTGCCAGTACCCAAGCGCGAACTCACCCCAGAGGAGCAGGCGCTGCGTCGCCCGAAGAATTTCTGGTTCAACATCGTGCTTACGCTGATCGTGCTCGGCACCATGGTCGTCATGGGCGAGAAGATTCCGCCGGCGATCATGTTCATGGTCGGCCTGTGTATCGCGCTGATGGTGAACTACCCGAACGTCGACATGCAGCGCAAGCGCATCGACGCCCATGCGCGCGCCGCGCTGATGATGGCCGGCGTGCTGCTGGCCGCGGGCGTCTTTACCGGCGTGATGCAGGGCAGCGGCATGTTAAAGGCCATGGCGCAGGCCGCCGTCGGCTTCGTGCCGCCTGAAATGGCCGGGCACATCCCCGTCGCGCTCGGGCTGATGTCGATGCCGCTGAGCATGCTGTTCGACCCCGACTCGTTCTATTTCGGTGTGTTGCCCGTGATTGCCGAAGTGGCCGGTCAACTGGGTGTGCCGGCGGTGCACGTCGGTCAGGCCGCCTTACTCGGCCAGATGACGACCGGGTTCCCGGTCAGCCCGCTCACCCCGGCCACCTTCCTCGTCGTGGGCTTGTGCGGCATCGACCTCGCCGATCACCAGAAATTTACGTTCCCGTTGTTGTTCGGTGCGTCGATCGTCATGACGATCGCGGCCGTCGTCCTCGGTGTTTTTCCCATCTAA
- a CDS encoding agmatinase, with translation MTTYTVAPRIGHPTLLYSELDLDIDNLKADIAVLGMPYGAPYAASDFSNDQTNAPSAIRQATDRVARKPDHYDFDIDGPLLQGRTDVRFVDCGDIIPDLTKPGEHYARAEAAVRKIAAGGAMPIVLGGDHGITTPVLRGLDQKGPITLVHIDAHLDWRDEVNGVREGLSSPIRRASEMAHVDRIIQIGLRAQGSGREAELVAARAYGAELVTAYELHDIGMDAVLDRIPDGGNYYLTIDADGLDPSTMPAVAGPAPGGVTFVQARKLIHGLVRKGRVVGMDIVEIQPEKDDANLISCVTAGRLILNLIGASIRAGYFDKQADK, from the coding sequence ATGACTACCTATACCGTTGCGCCGCGAATCGGCCACCCGACGTTGCTGTACTCGGAACTCGATCTCGATATCGATAACCTGAAGGCCGATATCGCCGTGCTCGGCATGCCGTACGGCGCGCCGTACGCGGCATCGGACTTCAGCAACGACCAGACTAATGCGCCCTCCGCGATTCGTCAGGCGACGGATCGTGTGGCGCGCAAGCCCGATCACTACGACTTCGATATCGATGGCCCGTTGTTGCAGGGTCGCACCGACGTGCGGTTTGTCGATTGCGGCGACATCATCCCCGACCTGACGAAACCGGGCGAGCACTATGCGCGCGCCGAAGCGGCGGTTCGCAAGATCGCGGCGGGCGGTGCCATGCCCATCGTGCTCGGCGGCGACCACGGCATCACCACGCCGGTGTTGCGCGGGCTCGATCAGAAGGGGCCGATCACGCTCGTGCATATCGATGCGCATCTTGACTGGCGCGACGAAGTGAATGGCGTGCGTGAAGGGCTGTCGAGCCCGATTCGCCGCGCGTCGGAAATGGCACACGTGGATCGCATCATCCAGATCGGCCTGCGCGCGCAGGGCAGCGGACGCGAAGCCGAGTTGGTGGCTGCGCGTGCCTATGGTGCCGAGTTGGTCACGGCCTACGAGTTGCACGATATCGGGATGGACGCGGTGCTCGACCGGATTCCGGACGGCGGCAACTACTACCTGACGATCGACGCGGACGGCCTGGACCCGTCGACGATGCCCGCCGTGGCAGGGCCGGCACCGGGCGGCGTGACGTTTGTACAGGCGCGCAAGCTGATTCACGGACTGGTGCGCAAGGGGCGCGTCGTGGGCATGGATATCGTGGAGATTCAGCCCGAGAAGGACGACGCGAATCTGATCTCGTGCGTGACAGCTGGGCGGTTGATTCTCAACCTGATCGGCGCTTCGATTCGTGCAGGGTATTTCGACAAGCAGGCCGACAAATGA
- a CDS encoding amino acid ABC transporter permease produces the protein MLDWIDKSGVIAPFLEGVVSGTAVTIGASAVAFVIGMALGIVLLIARIAPFAPVRSFVVLWVSLIRGTPALIHMLIAYYMVPAMLDISISPITAGIAALACNTSAYIVEILRGALGTISPGQRAAAYALGMRAPYVWRHVLLPQVIYRAIPPLTSEFTILLKASSLMSIIAVPELATVARNATLQTDLPLQVFAVTAAVYFVILFCISAASRLCERRVSRMLPHGH, from the coding sequence ATGCTCGACTGGATCGATAAAAGCGGCGTCATCGCCCCGTTTCTCGAGGGTGTGGTTTCGGGCACAGCCGTGACCATCGGGGCGTCGGCGGTGGCGTTCGTGATCGGGATGGCGCTGGGCATCGTGCTGCTGATTGCGCGCATCGCGCCGTTTGCGCCAGTGCGCTCGTTCGTGGTGTTGTGGGTGAGTCTGATTCGTGGCACGCCGGCGCTGATTCATATGCTGATCGCGTACTACATGGTGCCGGCGATGCTCGATATCTCGATCTCGCCGATCACCGCAGGCATCGCCGCGCTGGCCTGCAACACGAGCGCCTACATCGTGGAGATTCTGCGCGGCGCACTCGGCACGATCTCGCCGGGGCAGCGTGCTGCCGCGTATGCGCTGGGCATGCGCGCGCCCTACGTCTGGCGTCACGTCTTGCTGCCGCAGGTGATCTACCGGGCGATTCCGCCGCTCACGAGCGAGTTCACGATTCTGCTCAAGGCGTCGTCGCTGATGTCGATCATCGCCGTGCCCGAACTGGCCACCGTGGCGCGCAACGCGACATTGCAAACGGATCTGCCGTTGCAGGTTTTCGCGGTCACCGCAGCGGTGTACTTCGTCATTCTGTTCTGCATCTCGGCAGCGTCGCGACTGTGCGAACGCCGGGTGTCGAGGATGCTGCCCCATGGTCATTGA
- a CDS encoding amino acid ABC transporter ATP-binding protein, translating to MSSPEPVIDIRGIDKWYGTHHVLKACSTQVSKGEIVVVCGPSGSGKSTLIKTVNALEPIQKGDIVVDGVSLMAKTTRLPNLRSKVGMVFQHFELFPHLDLTRNLTLAQQIVLGRDADTARTKARALLDRVGLSAHAHKYPGQLSGGQQQRVAIARALSMDPKAMLFDEPTSALDPEMVNEVLDVMVELARDGMTMMVVTHEMGFARRVAHRVVFMEDGAIIEDCPTGAFFQDTANPAVKRFLSKILTH from the coding sequence GTGAGTTCTCCCGAACCGGTCATCGATATCCGGGGCATCGACAAGTGGTACGGCACCCACCACGTGTTGAAGGCGTGTTCGACGCAGGTGAGCAAGGGCGAAATCGTCGTGGTCTGCGGGCCGTCGGGCTCGGGAAAGTCGACCTTGATCAAGACCGTCAATGCGCTAGAACCGATTCAGAAGGGCGACATCGTGGTCGACGGGGTGTCGCTCATGGCGAAGACGACACGGTTGCCGAATCTGCGCAGCAAGGTCGGTATGGTGTTTCAGCACTTCGAGTTGTTCCCGCATCTGGATCTGACGCGCAACCTCACGTTGGCACAGCAGATCGTGCTGGGGCGCGACGCCGATACCGCGCGCACCAAAGCGCGCGCGTTACTCGATCGCGTGGGGCTGTCGGCGCACGCGCACAAGTATCCGGGCCAGTTGTCGGGCGGTCAGCAACAGCGCGTGGCGATCGCGCGCGCGTTGTCGATGGACCCGAAGGCGATGCTGTTCGACGAACCGACGTCGGCGCTCGACCCTGAAATGGTCAACGAAGTACTCGACGTGATGGTGGAGCTCGCCCGCGACGGCATGACGATGATGGTGGTCACGCACGAGATGGGCTTCGCCCGGCGCGTGGCGCATCGCGTGGTCTTCATGGAAGACGGCGCCATCATCGAAGACTGCCCGACCGGTGCGTTCTTTCAGGACACCGCCAACCCGGCCGTCAAACGCTTCCTTTCGAAAATTCTGACGCACTGA
- a CDS encoding acyclic terpene utilization AtuA family protein, translated as MTAHQDTRRIRIGAGAGYSGDRIEPAVELAEHGALDYLVFECLAERTIAIAQQARRRDPQQGYDPLLEARMRAVLPAAMRNGVRIISNMGAANPLAAAQKTAQIARSLGLDNVKIAAVTGDDVLDVVLRSDLTFEESGEPVAAYQDRIVSANAYLGAAGIVDALAAGADIVLTGRVADPSLFAAPLIHAFGWRMDDWQTLGQATVVGHLLECAGQVTGGYFADPGVKDVPNLSRLGFPIGEVSADGSVVITKVPGSGGQVTPATCKEQLLYEIHDPRRYLQPDVVADFSEVVVTEEATDRVRVTGGHGTPRTGTLKVSVGYADGFIGEGQISYAGPGAVARARLALDIVRERLALTGVQTSELRFDLIGVNALHGETAGSHHAEPYEVRVRVTGRTTSAEQAVRIGNEVETLYTNGPAGGGGVTKSTREVLAVQSVLLPREHATPAFSFVEA; from the coding sequence ATGACAGCCCATCAAGACACTCGCCGCATCCGGATCGGCGCGGGCGCGGGATATTCCGGCGACCGCATCGAACCGGCGGTCGAACTCGCGGAACATGGCGCGCTCGATTACCTCGTCTTCGAATGCCTCGCCGAACGCACGATTGCCATTGCGCAGCAGGCGCGGCGCCGCGACCCGCAACAAGGCTACGACCCACTGCTCGAAGCGCGCATGCGTGCGGTGCTGCCCGCTGCGATGCGCAACGGCGTGCGGATCATCTCGAACATGGGCGCGGCCAATCCGTTGGCGGCCGCACAAAAGACCGCACAAATCGCCCGCTCGCTCGGACTCGACAACGTGAAGATCGCCGCCGTCACCGGCGACGACGTGCTCGACGTGGTCTTGCGCAGCGATTTGACCTTTGAAGAATCCGGCGAGCCCGTCGCGGCATACCAAGATCGCATCGTGTCGGCGAACGCCTATCTGGGCGCTGCGGGCATCGTCGATGCGCTCGCCGCCGGTGCCGATATCGTGCTGACCGGCCGCGTCGCCGATCCATCGCTTTTTGCCGCACCGCTGATTCATGCGTTCGGCTGGCGCATGGATGACTGGCAGACACTGGGACAGGCCACTGTTGTCGGCCATCTGCTGGAATGCGCGGGGCAAGTGACGGGTGGCTACTTTGCCGACCCGGGCGTCAAGGATGTGCCGAATCTTTCGCGACTCGGTTTCCCGATTGGCGAAGTGTCTGCCGACGGCTCGGTGGTTATCACCAAGGTGCCGGGATCAGGAGGTCAGGTGACGCCTGCGACTTGCAAGGAACAACTGCTGTACGAGATTCACGATCCGCGCCGGTATCTGCAACCTGACGTCGTTGCCGACTTCTCCGAGGTCGTCGTGACGGAAGAAGCCACGGACCGCGTGCGGGTCACCGGGGGTCACGGCACGCCGCGCACCGGGACGCTGAAGGTGTCAGTCGGCTATGCCGACGGTTTCATCGGTGAAGGCCAGATTTCGTATGCCGGCCCCGGTGCTGTAGCACGTGCGAGGCTCGCCCTCGACATTGTTCGCGAACGACTGGCATTGACCGGCGTGCAGACGAGCGAACTACGCTTCGACCTGATCGGCGTGAACGCCCTGCACGGCGAAACAGCGGGCTCCCATCATGCAGAACCCTACGAAGTGCGGGTGCGCGTAACGGGACGCACCACGTCGGCAGAACAGGCCGTGCGCATCGGCAATGAGGTGGAAACGTTGTACACGAATGGCCCGGCGGGCGGCGGCGGTGTGACCAAGTCGACGCGCGAAGTCCTCGCCGTGCAATCGGTGTTGTTGCCGCGCGAACACGCGACACCGGCGTTCTCCTTTGTCGAGGCCTGA
- a CDS encoding GlcG/HbpS family heme-binding protein translates to MSRFNTFNPRHAAQAIAVSIALCAGAAPFTARAAELPTRPVLTLDAAQNVIRAAQTKAAAEGWPCVISVVDAGGLPIALVRMDNAAVPAGVDLAPGKARTAALFRRPSGVLEDALNGSRRAVGTAPGYVLMRGGLPLVVNGTVVGAIGVSADTPQHDEEIAKAGVDGLTQPDSNHGNAQVR, encoded by the coding sequence ATGTCTCGTTTCAACACGTTCAATCCTCGCCACGCCGCACAGGCCATTGCCGTGTCGATTGCCTTGTGCGCAGGCGCAGCCCCCTTTACCGCGCGTGCCGCCGAACTGCCCACGCGCCCGGTGCTCACGCTCGACGCGGCGCAGAACGTGATTCGCGCGGCGCAGACCAAAGCGGCTGCCGAAGGCTGGCCGTGCGTCATCTCGGTCGTCGATGCCGGTGGCCTGCCCATCGCGCTCGTACGCATGGACAACGCTGCCGTCCCGGCGGGTGTCGATCTCGCACCCGGCAAGGCACGTACCGCCGCCCTGTTCCGCCGCCCGAGCGGTGTGCTTGAAGATGCCCTGAACGGCAGCCGTCGCGCCGTAGGCACGGCCCCCGGTTACGTGCTCATGCGCGGCGGCCTGCCGCTCGTGGTGAACGGCACGGTGGTCGGCGCCATTGGCGTGTCGGCCGACACCCCGCAGCACGACGAAGAAATCGCCAAGGCCGGTGTCGATGGCCTGACACAACCGGATAGCAACCATGGCAACGCCCAAGTCCGCTAA
- a CDS encoding LysR family transcriptional regulator encodes MAGRDFNERDLRSLRIFCAVAQANGFAAAEKQLNMSKASISRHIRDVEETLGARLCERGPSGFVLTHAGKVALELARDALKSLERIRPEIDAVRGVLSGTLSIGMVEHIVSDVGCHIPEALAEFKAQAPDVKVELTVMTFNELDLALRERRVQIAIRGMYRREAGFNYQRLFIERHQLFVARHRLRDANTLPLVYRSQPFVHEALNTLGLTRGPAASGLEAVAMLVLSGHYVGLLPQYYASLFSKRHALVRVPSGPEYENTISAITETSRPHTRALDLFLELLARFHPDE; translated from the coding sequence ATGGCGGGACGGGACTTCAACGAACGGGACTTGCGCTCACTGCGCATCTTCTGTGCCGTGGCGCAGGCCAACGGCTTCGCGGCGGCGGAAAAGCAGTTGAATATGTCGAAGGCGTCAATCAGCCGTCACATCCGCGACGTGGAAGAGACGCTGGGCGCGCGGCTTTGCGAGCGTGGCCCATCCGGGTTCGTGCTCACGCACGCGGGCAAGGTAGCGCTGGAACTGGCGCGTGACGCGCTCAAGTCGCTGGAACGGATTCGCCCGGAAATCGACGCGGTGCGTGGCGTGTTGTCGGGTACGCTGTCGATCGGCATGGTCGAGCACATCGTGTCGGATGTGGGCTGCCATATCCCCGAGGCATTGGCCGAGTTCAAGGCGCAGGCGCCCGACGTCAAGGTCGAGTTGACGGTGATGACCTTCAACGAACTCGATCTCGCGTTGCGCGAACGCCGGGTGCAGATCGCCATTCGGGGGATGTACCGGCGCGAAGCCGGTTTCAACTACCAGCGGCTCTTTATCGAACGCCATCAGCTATTCGTGGCGCGCCATCGCTTGCGCGACGCGAACACGTTGCCGCTCGTCTATCGCTCACAGCCGTTCGTGCACGAGGCGCTCAACACGCTGGGGCTCACCCGCGGCCCGGCGGCCTCGGGGCTGGAAGCGGTCGCGATGCTGGTGCTATCCGGGCATTACGTGGGGCTGTTGCCGCAGTATTACGCATCGCTATTTTCGAAGCGGCACGCGCTCGTGCGAGTCCCCTCGGGGCCGGAGTACGAGAACACCATCAGCGCCATCACCGAAACTTCACGACCGCACACACGGGCGCTGGACTTGTTTCTGGAACTGCTCGCCCGCTTTCATCCGGACGAGTAA
- a CDS encoding AtuA-related protein, which produces MKLRELAHSRTGDKGNTLNVSVICYDAQHYEHLRATLTPAYVKAFLSDVVLGDVVRYELPRIAAFNFVLGNALGGGVTRSLALDAHGKSLSSALMAIEIPDITR; this is translated from the coding sequence ATGAAACTACGTGAACTGGCGCACTCGCGCACCGGCGACAAGGGCAATACGCTGAACGTCTCTGTCATCTGCTACGACGCGCAGCACTACGAGCACCTGCGCGCCACGCTCACGCCGGCCTACGTGAAGGCCTTCCTGAGCGACGTCGTGCTCGGCGACGTGGTTCGCTACGAGTTGCCGCGCATTGCTGCGTTCAACTTCGTGCTGGGCAACGCGCTGGGCGGAGGCGTCACGCGCTCGCTCGCGCTGGACGCCCACGGCAAGTCGCTGAGTTCGGCACTGATGGCTATTGAAATCCCGGATATCACACGGTAG
- a CDS encoding amino acid ABC transporter permease: MVIDFTIVRDAVPVLLEGLRVSALVSVIGIPLGILIGIVAAYATQSRTLLKPVALAYVELVRNIPYLILVYLSFFGLPKLGIGASAMTVAVGCTAFYTGGYFCEILRAALRSVARGQTHAALSLGMTYWQTQRHIIAPQLFGFLVPPTTSLVIMMFKDSAIFSVMSLPEMTYQSNLLTANTFAYVEVLGTTALLYWVSSVVLASVGRRLETVIGRRARHV; encoded by the coding sequence ATGGTCATTGATTTCACCATCGTCAGAGACGCCGTCCCGGTCTTGCTCGAAGGGCTGCGCGTCAGCGCGCTGGTCAGCGTGATCGGCATTCCGCTGGGCATTCTGATCGGCATCGTGGCCGCGTATGCCACGCAATCCCGCACGTTGCTCAAACCCGTGGCGCTCGCCTACGTGGAGTTGGTGCGCAACATCCCGTACCTGATTCTCGTCTACCTGTCGTTCTTCGGGCTGCCCAAGCTCGGCATCGGTGCGTCGGCGATGACGGTCGCAGTGGGGTGTACGGCGTTCTACACGGGCGGCTATTTCTGCGAAATCCTGCGCGCCGCGCTGCGCAGTGTGGCGCGAGGCCAGACCCATGCGGCGCTCTCGCTCGGCATGACGTACTGGCAGACGCAGCGCCACATCATTGCGCCGCAGTTGTTCGGCTTTCTCGTGCCGCCGACGACCAGCCTCGTGATCATGATGTTCAAGGACTCGGCCATTTTCTCGGTGATGAGCCTGCCGGAGATGACCTACCAGAGCAATCTGCTCACCGCCAATACCTTTGCTTACGTCGAAGTGCTCGGCACCACGGCGTTGCTCTACTGGGTCAGCAGTGTGGTGCTGGCCAGCGTGGGGCGGCGTCTGGAGACCGTGATCGGACGACGCGCCCGCCACGTCTGA
- a CDS encoding GNAT family N-acetyltransferase — translation MSFAPLVRIAKPADCGALQMLYRQLVDDDRVSVTPSQIEVLAQDTRTRLFVADVEGIVRGTVIVTVCPDAMYADQPFAVIENIVVDTQCRGSGVGRALLREVERFCLTQNCSKMMLLSAVARAEAHRCFEHSGFLGDIKRGFVKYRRQFAQTS, via the coding sequence ATGTCTTTCGCGCCGCTCGTTCGCATTGCCAAGCCCGCCGATTGTGGCGCCCTTCAGATGCTCTATCGCCAATTGGTCGACGATGATCGGGTGAGCGTCACACCGTCGCAAATCGAAGTGCTCGCACAAGACACGCGCACGCGGCTGTTCGTCGCTGACGTGGAGGGCATCGTGCGCGGCACGGTGATCGTCACCGTCTGCCCGGACGCGATGTATGCCGATCAACCGTTTGCCGTGATCGAGAACATCGTTGTCGATACGCAGTGCCGTGGCAGTGGCGTCGGCCGTGCGTTGTTGCGTGAAGTCGAACGATTCTGTCTCACGCAGAACTGTTCGAAGATGATGCTGCTCAGCGCAGTCGCCCGTGCCGAGGCGCATCGGTGCTTCGAGCACTCGGGGTTTCTCGGCGATATCAAACGCGGGTTCGTGAAGTACCGCCGCCAATTTGCGCAGACTAGCTGA
- a CDS encoding transporter substrate-binding domain-containing protein, with product MKTWSRRSFVKATLASGAVFALPTLAFAEGGTLADIKKRGKLTVGTEAAYEPFEYVENGQVVGYGHDVLELMAAKLGVKLEQMNLPFQGLLPGLMSHKFDFVATSVGITPERAKRFAFSQPVGVVRSVLMVRADDTSIKRDMDIGGKTVGTQMGSSSQPVADEFEKELKEKTGKGYAGTKLFQAYPDVSNALSNKTVDVALMPSNIAAVQMRKQPNVFRIAGEIGQPKLLAWVANPNDLEIRKFINDSLDEFRASGKLAVLQKKWFGAPMETPRENYLPAGAI from the coding sequence ATGAAGACCTGGTCCAGAAGATCCTTTGTGAAGGCGACGCTTGCCTCGGGCGCGGTGTTCGCGCTGCCGACGCTGGCATTTGCCGAGGGCGGCACGCTCGCCGACATCAAGAAGCGCGGCAAGCTCACCGTCGGCACTGAAGCCGCGTATGAGCCGTTCGAATATGTCGAGAACGGTCAGGTGGTCGGCTACGGTCACGACGTGCTTGAGTTGATGGCCGCCAAACTCGGCGTGAAGCTCGAACAGATGAACCTGCCGTTCCAAGGCTTGCTGCCGGGCCTGATGTCGCACAAGTTCGACTTTGTTGCGACGAGTGTCGGCATCACGCCCGAGCGCGCCAAGCGCTTTGCGTTCAGCCAGCCGGTGGGCGTCGTGCGCTCGGTGCTGATGGTGCGCGCCGACGACACGTCCATCAAACGCGATATGGACATTGGCGGCAAGACCGTGGGCACGCAGATGGGCTCATCGTCCCAACCGGTCGCCGACGAGTTCGAAAAAGAACTGAAAGAGAAGACCGGCAAGGGCTACGCGGGCACCAAGCTGTTTCAGGCTTACCCGGATGTCTCGAATGCACTGTCGAACAAGACCGTGGACGTCGCGCTGATGCCGTCGAACATTGCTGCGGTGCAGATGCGCAAGCAACCCAACGTGTTTCGCATCGCCGGTGAAATCGGTCAGCCCAAGCTGCTCGCATGGGTGGCCAATCCCAACGACCTTGAAATCCGCAAGTTCATCAACGACTCGCTCGATGAGTTCCGGGCGAGCGGCAAACTGGCCGTCTTGCAGAAGAAATGGTTTGGCGCGCCGATGGAAACGCCGCGTGAAAACTATCTGCCCGCTGGCGCGATCTGA